One segment of Acidimicrobiia bacterium DNA contains the following:
- a CDS encoding right-handed parallel beta-helix repeat-containing protein, whose translation MRKSILCLCLAVLIAPLLATDVARGAGSEYLVEPFSSAPTVWTEGWFDGAVGPRNRITQISDGVSGKAINVSVPAGSHFGSAALYRFGDQGLGDPDELYYRYFIRLPASFKNYGSGKIPGPAGLYSASGRNGIKPSNSNPGWSARMQFSPSTSPATANTTAIGFYVYHRNQAKATGDTLMWDPSVGVLKHGAWSCVEGHVSMNTPGVRNGVLEGWVDEKLAFYQDDFQFLGSADAALGVQSFWFDTYYGGNGTAPGPLNFQFDELVLSPDRVGCGEVAAPRFSDTGGSVHVANIDRLAYAGITYGCNPPTNDRFCPDAPVSRGAMAAFLTRALKLPAPDIVDRFVDDNDSVFEDAIDRLASSGVTFGCNPPTNDRFCPDRAVTRGQMAAFLTRAITFPPPGIKDRFIDDDDSVFESAIDWLASSGVTLGCNPPANDRYCPDAPVSRAQMATFLTRGLSLPAPPIPPVDPPFVPVVPNGYDAVVPAGWSIQAVINSQPEGADIFIEPGVYQYQSIIPKRNQSVVGASGAVIDGMGLLKLGVSGDAAGASIRGIEVRNFSRGFAVTATGWTIDGAYVHDNVYGVEATGDNLTITNSRFANHDLEAIRVTGATNFAVYDSTFEPSSKTAVRLDGTVGAVVDGNTITGPTGYGVWFTDAALQTTVIDNVITDSARPGIAHDRAYGSTISGNTLIGNGTAATTAWWDGAGIVVFGPDAHVSANTVTANHAGIVLFTHSSDLDGPLGLYTPKSVLVENNVVVESGFVGSNASAAQAVNSVFQGNTYTYGVDALRWVWAGIGRNWAGWQANGQDTTGSFTTP comes from the coding sequence AACGTGTCGGTGCCTGCCGGATCACACTTCGGGTCGGCCGCCCTGTATCGGTTTGGGGACCAGGGACTCGGTGACCCCGATGAGTTGTATTACCGATACTTCATCCGTCTTCCCGCGTCCTTCAAGAACTATGGCTCCGGGAAGATTCCCGGCCCGGCCGGGCTCTACAGTGCGAGCGGTCGGAACGGGATCAAGCCATCGAACTCGAATCCCGGCTGGTCGGCCCGTATGCAGTTTTCCCCATCGACGTCTCCGGCCACCGCCAATACGACTGCGATCGGGTTCTATGTGTATCACCGGAATCAGGCGAAAGCGACCGGAGATACTCTCATGTGGGATCCATCCGTCGGCGTGTTGAAGCACGGTGCCTGGTCGTGCGTCGAGGGCCATGTGTCGATGAACACTCCGGGGGTTCGCAACGGTGTCCTCGAAGGCTGGGTCGACGAGAAGCTGGCCTTCTATCAAGACGACTTTCAATTCCTGGGATCGGCTGACGCCGCCCTCGGTGTGCAGAGCTTCTGGTTTGACACCTACTACGGGGGAAATGGTACCGCTCCAGGTCCGCTGAATTTCCAGTTCGACGAACTGGTCCTGAGCCCGGATCGTGTTGGTTGTGGTGAGGTTGCCGCGCCCCGGTTCTCTGATACGGGCGGCAGTGTCCATGTGGCGAATATCGATCGGCTCGCATATGCGGGCATTACGTATGGCTGCAACCCGCCGACCAACGACAGATTTTGCCCGGACGCTCCGGTAAGCCGCGGAGCGATGGCGGCGTTCTTGACCAGGGCACTCAAGTTGCCGGCACCCGATATTGTTGATCGCTTCGTAGATGACAATGACTCCGTGTTCGAGGATGCGATTGACCGTCTCGCCTCCTCCGGAGTGACGTTCGGTTGTAATCCGCCTACCAATGATCGGTTCTGTCCAGACAGGGCGGTGACCCGCGGCCAGATGGCGGCGTTCTTGACGAGAGCGATTACGTTTCCTCCCCCAGGGATCAAAGATCGGTTCATTGACGATGACGATTCGGTATTTGAGTCCGCCATCGACTGGCTTGCTTCATCAGGGGTGACGCTCGGGTGTAACCCGCCGGCCAACGATCGCTATTGTCCCGATGCCCCGGTGAGCCGTGCCCAGATGGCAACGTTCCTGACCCGCGGGTTGAGCCTTCCGGCTCCGCCCATCCCGCCGGTGGATCCGCCATTCGTTCCGGTGGTACCGAACGGGTACGACGCAGTGGTGCCAGCCGGGTGGTCGATCCAGGCGGTGATCAATTCACAGCCCGAAGGTGCGGATATCTTCATTGAGCCGGGCGTCTATCAGTATCAATCGATCATCCCGAAGAGGAATCAGTCTGTGGTCGGCGCATCCGGAGCGGTAATCGACGGGATGGGTCTGCTCAAGCTGGGAGTTTCGGGGGATGCAGCTGGTGCGTCGATACGTGGAATCGAAGTCAGGAATTTCAGTCGTGGGTTTGCAGTCACCGCCACCGGCTGGACGATAGATGGAGCCTATGTCCACGATAACGTCTATGGAGTGGAGGCTACCGGGGACAATCTGACGATCACCAATTCACGGTTCGCAAACCACGACCTGGAGGCGATCAGAGTGACCGGGGCCACGAACTTTGCCGTTTATGACAGCACTTTCGAACCGTCCAGCAAGACGGCCGTCAGGCTGGACGGAACCGTGGGTGCGGTTGTCGATGGGAATACGATCACTGGACCAACCGGATATGGGGTGTGGTTCACGGACGCTGCGCTACAGACGACGGTCATCGACAATGTGATTACCGACAGTGCGCGCCCGGGTATTGCCCACGACCGGGCGTACGGCTCGACGATCAGCGGCAACACGTTGATCGGTAATGGAACAGCGGCCACAACTGCGTGGTGGGACGGTGCTGGCATTGTGGTCTTTGGCCCAGACGCACACGTTTCGGCGAACACGGTTACTGCGAACCATGCGGGGATCGTGCTGTTCACGCACTCGTCGGATCTGGATGGTCCGCTTGGTCTTTATACACCGAAATCTGTTCTCGTGGAAAATAACGTCGTTGTTGAGTCAGGGTTCGTTGGTTCCAATGCGTCAGCTGCTCAAGCCGTGAACTCGGTTTTCCAGGGAAACACCTACACGTACGGTGTGGACGCCCTTCGCTGGGTCTGGGCCGGTATCGGGAGAAACTGGGCGGGTTGGCAAGCGAACGGCCAAGACACAACCGGATCGTTTACGACCCCATAG